One window of the Solanum stenotomum isolate F172 chromosome 11, ASM1918654v1, whole genome shotgun sequence genome contains the following:
- the LOC125843990 gene encoding NAC domain-containing protein 82-like isoform X4 gives MARLPPGFRFHPTDVELIMYYLKRKITGKKLHFEGITELNIYKFSPWDLPDKCCYKSKDLEWYFFCPRERKYASGGRMNRATDTGYWKTTGKDRPVTYDEKIVGSVKTLVFHLGHPPRGQRTDWVIHEYKFEDKESIDAGFAQDSYVLCKVFQKSGPGPKNGAQYGAPFKEEDWEDDKIPAEPCTSDVFPAPPGRPDKPSDSNATRVVDPGSSSVWPSSERSPSPIQPSVQKLPSDEPDDEELPGEPKLSNASSINWMPSDQLKVISSNIFSALPILPKKQSCSVDTSLVNPGPGPSNDQMCTNEMALDELDDEMIGLFTQFTDDTSLLSGGNETNQQKLENFLQDVNAPPAAFTDGNDIFDGLGDIEFWARVGQLEPDLTASSGANYSLNPVILPQEAPQDAAYMELNDLDIPLNHPAETIGTGQLVPGHFCTPYNSNIGTQQLCFGSNSLGIVQDFSEHHLPTLPESYTQQVNHPDMAYNFQNNANQGYNAATNFSVSSYKQPEESRLDTQNLERGVQQRKFYLSIFALCDGSFLLVKAEVTFGVDGCTDDALSVVLGEQRKLYLSIFALCGGSFILVKAEVTLGVDGCTNDALSVILGNPSFSFTRMSNVDKLDFSKKTHEAFCSGFSLAFICFSHVEMLWFNSLWELYQFIVFKILLNQLQFNSSGTPFHLHFISAIKLTSALSLVTNTFLEWSKMHYSHDV, from the exons ATGGCTAGGCTTCCGCCTGGGTTTCGTTTTCACCCTACTGATGTTGAGCTGATTATGTACTATCTCAAACGAAAGATCACGGGAAAAAAACTTCATTTTGAAGGCATAACAGAACTAAACATCTACAAGTTCTCCCCATGGGACCTTCCAG ACAAATGTTGCTATAAAAGTAAAGATCTAGAGTGGTACTTCTTTTGCCCAAGGGAGAGAAAGTATGCAAGTGGAGGCAGAATGAATCGCGCTACTGATACTGGATACTGGAAAACTACTGGGAAAGATAGGCCTGTTACTTATGATGAAAAGATTGTTGGATCTGTTAAAACACTTGTTTTTCACCTAGGTCATCCCCCGCGAGGGCAGAGAACTGATTGGGTAATTCACGAATACAAGTTTGAAGATAAAGAATCAATTGATGCAGGATTTGCTCAG GATTCATATGTGCTTTGTAAAGTATTCCAGAAGAGTGGGCCAGGTCCAAAAAATGGTGCACAGTACGGAGCACCTTTTAAGGAGGAAGATTGGGAAGATGACAAGATTCCTGCTGAACCTTGTACTTCAGATGTTTTTCCAGCTCCACCTGGTAGGCCTGATAAACCCAGCGACTCAAATGCAACCAGAGTGGTTGACCCAGGAAGCTCATCTGTCTGGCCTTCAAGTGAACGGAGTCCATCTCCTATTCAGCCGTCTGTTCAAAAACTGCCTTCGGATGAGCCAGATGATGAGGAGTTACCTGGTGAACCGAAGCTGTCCAATGCATCTTCTATCAATTGGATGCCTTCAGATCAGCTAAAAGTGATATCGTCCAATATTTTTTCTGCTCTGCCTATACTGCCTAAGAAACAGAGTTGTTCAGTAGATACCAGCCTCGTCAACCCTGGTCCAGGTCCATCTAATGATCAGATGTGTACTAATGAGATGGCTCTTGATGAGCTAGATGACGAGATGATTGGTCTATTTACCCAATTCACAGATGATACTTCCTTGCTTTCTGGTGGTAATGAGACTAATCAG CAGAAGCTAGAGAACTTTCTCCAAGATGTAAATGCTCCACCTGCTGCTTTTACTGATGGGAATGATATATTTGACGGCCTTGGAGACATCGAATTCTGGGCAAGAGTAGGGCAGCTGGAACCTGATCTCACTGCAAGTAGTGGAGCTAATTATAGTCTTAACCCCGTGATCCTGCCACAAGAAGCTCCACAAGACGCTGCCTATATGGAGCTCAATGATCTTGATATCCCTTTAAATCACCCTGCTGAAACCATTGGTACTGGACAATTGGTGCCGGGCCATTTCTGTACGCCATATAACTCCAATATTGGCACGCAGCAGCTTTGTTTTGGAAGCAATTCCTTGGGCATAGTTCAAGATTTTAGTGAACATCATCTCCCGACGCTCCCTGAAAGTTACACTCAACAAGTGAATCATCCTGACATG GCTTACAATTTTCAGAATAACGCAAATCAGGGTTATAATGCTGCGACTAATTTCAGTGTTAGCTCTTACAAGCAACCAGAGGAGAGTCGACTCGATACCCAAAACCTGGAAAGAG GGGTGCAGCAACGAAAGTTTTATTTGAGCATATTTGCTCTTTGTGATGGTTCCTTCTTACTTGTCAAGGCTGAGGTGACCTTTGGGGTTGATGGATGCACTGACGACGCCTTGTCAGTTGTACTGGGAGAGCAAAGAAAGTTGTATTTGAGCATATTTGCTCTTTGTGGTGGCTCCTTCATACTTGTCAAGGCTGAG GTGACTCTTGGGGTTGATGGATGCACTAACGACGCCTTGTCAGTTATACTGGGAAACCCCTCTTTTTCTTTTACCCGTATGTCAAATGTTGATAAGTTAGATTTTTCTAAGAAAACGCATGAAGCCTTCTGTTCTGGGTTTAGTTTGGCTTTCATTTGCTTTTCACATGTGGAGATGTTATGGTTCAATTCATTATGGGAATTGTATCAATTTATTGTCTTTAAGATATTGCTAAACCAACTTCAATTTAATTCAAGTGGAACACCTTTTCATCTTCATTTCATCTCAGCTATAAAGCTAACTAGTGCTCTGAGTTTAGTAACTAACACCTTCCTTGAATGGTCAAAAATGCATTACAGTCATGATGTTTAA
- the LOC125843990 gene encoding NAC domain-containing protein 82-like isoform X5, which produces MARLPPGFRFHPTDVELIMYYLKRKITGKKLHFEGITELNIYKFSPWDLPDKCCYKSKDLEWYFFCPRERKYASGGRMNRATDTGYWKTTGKDRPVTYDEKIVGSVKTLVFHLGHPPRGQRTDWVIHEYKFEDKESIDAGFAQDSYVLCKVFQKSGPGPKNGAQYGAPFKEEDWEDDKIPAEPCTSDVFPAPPGRPDKPSDSNATRVVDPGSSSVWPSSERSPSPIQPSVQKLPSDEPDDEELPGEPKLSNASSINWMPSDQLKVISSNIFSALPILPKKQSCSVDTSLVNPGPGPSNDQMCTNEMALDELDDEMIGLFTQFTDDTSLLSGGNETNQQKLENFLQDVNAPPAAFTDGNDIFDGLGDIEFWARVGQLEPDLTASSGANYSLNPVILPQEAPQDAAYMELNDLDIPLNHPAETIGTGQLVPGHFCTPYNSNIGTQQLCFGSNSLGIVQDFSEHHLPTLPESYTQQVNHPDMAYNFQNNANQGYNAATNFSVSSYKQPEESRLDTQNLERGVQQRKFYLSIFALCDGSFLLVKAEVTLGVDGCTNDALSVILGNPSFSFTRMSNVDKLDFSKKTHEAFCSGFSLAFICFSHVEMLWFNSLWELYQFIVFKILLNQLQFNSSGTPFHLHFISAIKLTSALSLVTNTFLEWSKMHYSHDV; this is translated from the exons ATGGCTAGGCTTCCGCCTGGGTTTCGTTTTCACCCTACTGATGTTGAGCTGATTATGTACTATCTCAAACGAAAGATCACGGGAAAAAAACTTCATTTTGAAGGCATAACAGAACTAAACATCTACAAGTTCTCCCCATGGGACCTTCCAG ACAAATGTTGCTATAAAAGTAAAGATCTAGAGTGGTACTTCTTTTGCCCAAGGGAGAGAAAGTATGCAAGTGGAGGCAGAATGAATCGCGCTACTGATACTGGATACTGGAAAACTACTGGGAAAGATAGGCCTGTTACTTATGATGAAAAGATTGTTGGATCTGTTAAAACACTTGTTTTTCACCTAGGTCATCCCCCGCGAGGGCAGAGAACTGATTGGGTAATTCACGAATACAAGTTTGAAGATAAAGAATCAATTGATGCAGGATTTGCTCAG GATTCATATGTGCTTTGTAAAGTATTCCAGAAGAGTGGGCCAGGTCCAAAAAATGGTGCACAGTACGGAGCACCTTTTAAGGAGGAAGATTGGGAAGATGACAAGATTCCTGCTGAACCTTGTACTTCAGATGTTTTTCCAGCTCCACCTGGTAGGCCTGATAAACCCAGCGACTCAAATGCAACCAGAGTGGTTGACCCAGGAAGCTCATCTGTCTGGCCTTCAAGTGAACGGAGTCCATCTCCTATTCAGCCGTCTGTTCAAAAACTGCCTTCGGATGAGCCAGATGATGAGGAGTTACCTGGTGAACCGAAGCTGTCCAATGCATCTTCTATCAATTGGATGCCTTCAGATCAGCTAAAAGTGATATCGTCCAATATTTTTTCTGCTCTGCCTATACTGCCTAAGAAACAGAGTTGTTCAGTAGATACCAGCCTCGTCAACCCTGGTCCAGGTCCATCTAATGATCAGATGTGTACTAATGAGATGGCTCTTGATGAGCTAGATGACGAGATGATTGGTCTATTTACCCAATTCACAGATGATACTTCCTTGCTTTCTGGTGGTAATGAGACTAATCAG CAGAAGCTAGAGAACTTTCTCCAAGATGTAAATGCTCCACCTGCTGCTTTTACTGATGGGAATGATATATTTGACGGCCTTGGAGACATCGAATTCTGGGCAAGAGTAGGGCAGCTGGAACCTGATCTCACTGCAAGTAGTGGAGCTAATTATAGTCTTAACCCCGTGATCCTGCCACAAGAAGCTCCACAAGACGCTGCCTATATGGAGCTCAATGATCTTGATATCCCTTTAAATCACCCTGCTGAAACCATTGGTACTGGACAATTGGTGCCGGGCCATTTCTGTACGCCATATAACTCCAATATTGGCACGCAGCAGCTTTGTTTTGGAAGCAATTCCTTGGGCATAGTTCAAGATTTTAGTGAACATCATCTCCCGACGCTCCCTGAAAGTTACACTCAACAAGTGAATCATCCTGACATG GCTTACAATTTTCAGAATAACGCAAATCAGGGTTATAATGCTGCGACTAATTTCAGTGTTAGCTCTTACAAGCAACCAGAGGAGAGTCGACTCGATACCCAAAACCTGGAAAGAG GGGTGCAGCAACGAAAGTTTTATTTGAGCATATTTGCTCTTTGTGATGGTTCCTTCTTACTTGTCAAGGCTGAG GTGACTCTTGGGGTTGATGGATGCACTAACGACGCCTTGTCAGTTATACTGGGAAACCCCTCTTTTTCTTTTACCCGTATGTCAAATGTTGATAAGTTAGATTTTTCTAAGAAAACGCATGAAGCCTTCTGTTCTGGGTTTAGTTTGGCTTTCATTTGCTTTTCACATGTGGAGATGTTATGGTTCAATTCATTATGGGAATTGTATCAATTTATTGTCTTTAAGATATTGCTAAACCAACTTCAATTTAATTCAAGTGGAACACCTTTTCATCTTCATTTCATCTCAGCTATAAAGCTAACTAGTGCTCTGAGTTTAGTAACTAACACCTTCCTTGAATGGTCAAAAATGCATTACAGTCATGATGTTTAA
- the LOC125843990 gene encoding NAC domain-containing protein 82-like isoform X2, which yields MARLPPGFRFHPTDVELIMYYLKRKITGKKLHFEGITELNIYKFSPWDLPDKCCYKSKDLEWYFFCPRERKYASGGRMNRATDTGYWKTTGKDRPVTYDEKIVGSVKTLVFHLGHPPRGQRTDWVIHEYKFEDKESIDAGFAQDSYVLCKVFQKSGPGPKNGAQYGAPFKEEDWEDDKIPAEPCTSDVFPAPPGRPDKPSDSNATRVVDPGSSSVWPSSERSPSPIQPSVQKLPSDEPDDEELPGEPKLSNASSINWMPSDQLKVISSNIFSALPILPKKQSCSVDTSLVNPGPGPSNDQMCTNEMALDELDDEMIGLFTQFTDDTSLLSGGNETNQKLENFLQDVNAPPAAFTDGNDIFDGLGDIEFWARVGQLEPDLTASSGANYSLNPVILPQEAPQDAAYMELNDLDIPLNHPAETIGTGQLVPGHFCTPYNSNIGTQQLCFGSNSLGIVQDFSEHHLPTLPESYTQQVNHPDMAYNFQNNANQGYNAATNFSVSSYKQPEESRLDTQNLERGVQQRKFYLSIFALCDGSFLLVKAEVTFGVDGCTDDALSVVLGEQRKLYLSIFALCGGSFILVKAEVTLGVDGCTNDALSVILGEQRKLYLSIFALCGGSFILVKAEVTLGVDGCTNDALSVILGNPSFSFTRMSNVDKLDFSKKTHEAFCSGFSLAFICFSHVEMLWFNSLWELYQFIVFKILLNQLQFNSSGTPFHLHFISAIKLTSALSLVTNTFLEWSKMHYSHDV from the exons ATGGCTAGGCTTCCGCCTGGGTTTCGTTTTCACCCTACTGATGTTGAGCTGATTATGTACTATCTCAAACGAAAGATCACGGGAAAAAAACTTCATTTTGAAGGCATAACAGAACTAAACATCTACAAGTTCTCCCCATGGGACCTTCCAG ACAAATGTTGCTATAAAAGTAAAGATCTAGAGTGGTACTTCTTTTGCCCAAGGGAGAGAAAGTATGCAAGTGGAGGCAGAATGAATCGCGCTACTGATACTGGATACTGGAAAACTACTGGGAAAGATAGGCCTGTTACTTATGATGAAAAGATTGTTGGATCTGTTAAAACACTTGTTTTTCACCTAGGTCATCCCCCGCGAGGGCAGAGAACTGATTGGGTAATTCACGAATACAAGTTTGAAGATAAAGAATCAATTGATGCAGGATTTGCTCAG GATTCATATGTGCTTTGTAAAGTATTCCAGAAGAGTGGGCCAGGTCCAAAAAATGGTGCACAGTACGGAGCACCTTTTAAGGAGGAAGATTGGGAAGATGACAAGATTCCTGCTGAACCTTGTACTTCAGATGTTTTTCCAGCTCCACCTGGTAGGCCTGATAAACCCAGCGACTCAAATGCAACCAGAGTGGTTGACCCAGGAAGCTCATCTGTCTGGCCTTCAAGTGAACGGAGTCCATCTCCTATTCAGCCGTCTGTTCAAAAACTGCCTTCGGATGAGCCAGATGATGAGGAGTTACCTGGTGAACCGAAGCTGTCCAATGCATCTTCTATCAATTGGATGCCTTCAGATCAGCTAAAAGTGATATCGTCCAATATTTTTTCTGCTCTGCCTATACTGCCTAAGAAACAGAGTTGTTCAGTAGATACCAGCCTCGTCAACCCTGGTCCAGGTCCATCTAATGATCAGATGTGTACTAATGAGATGGCTCTTGATGAGCTAGATGACGAGATGATTGGTCTATTTACCCAATTCACAGATGATACTTCCTTGCTTTCTGGTGGTAATGAGACTAATCAG AAGCTAGAGAACTTTCTCCAAGATGTAAATGCTCCACCTGCTGCTTTTACTGATGGGAATGATATATTTGACGGCCTTGGAGACATCGAATTCTGGGCAAGAGTAGGGCAGCTGGAACCTGATCTCACTGCAAGTAGTGGAGCTAATTATAGTCTTAACCCCGTGATCCTGCCACAAGAAGCTCCACAAGACGCTGCCTATATGGAGCTCAATGATCTTGATATCCCTTTAAATCACCCTGCTGAAACCATTGGTACTGGACAATTGGTGCCGGGCCATTTCTGTACGCCATATAACTCCAATATTGGCACGCAGCAGCTTTGTTTTGGAAGCAATTCCTTGGGCATAGTTCAAGATTTTAGTGAACATCATCTCCCGACGCTCCCTGAAAGTTACACTCAACAAGTGAATCATCCTGACATG GCTTACAATTTTCAGAATAACGCAAATCAGGGTTATAATGCTGCGACTAATTTCAGTGTTAGCTCTTACAAGCAACCAGAGGAGAGTCGACTCGATACCCAAAACCTGGAAAGAG GGGTGCAGCAACGAAAGTTTTATTTGAGCATATTTGCTCTTTGTGATGGTTCCTTCTTACTTGTCAAGGCTGAGGTGACCTTTGGGGTTGATGGATGCACTGACGACGCCTTGTCAGTTGTACTGGGAGAGCAAAGAAAGTTGTATTTGAGCATATTTGCTCTTTGTGGTGGCTCCTTCATACTTGTCAAGGCTGAGGTGACTCTTGGGGTTGATGGATGCACTAACGACGCCTTGTCAGTTATACTGGGAGAGCAAAGAAAGCTGTATTTGAGCATATTTGCTCTTTGTGGTGGCTCCTTCATACTTGTCAAGGCTGAGGTGACTCTTGGGGTTGATGGATGCACTAACGACGCCTTGTCAGTTATACTGGGAAACCCCTCTTTTTCTTTTACCCGTATGTCAAATGTTGATAAGTTAGATTTTTCTAAGAAAACGCATGAAGCCTTCTGTTCTGGGTTTAGTTTGGCTTTCATTTGCTTTTCACATGTGGAGATGTTATGGTTCAATTCATTATGGGAATTGTATCAATTTATTGTCTTTAAGATATTGCTAAACCAACTTCAATTTAATTCAAGTGGAACACCTTTTCATCTTCATTTCATCTCAGCTATAAAGCTAACTAGTGCTCTGAGTTTAGTAACTAACACCTTCCTTGAATGGTCAAAAATGCATTACAGTCATGATGTTTAA
- the LOC125843990 gene encoding NAC domain-containing protein 82-like isoform X1, whose product MARLPPGFRFHPTDVELIMYYLKRKITGKKLHFEGITELNIYKFSPWDLPDKCCYKSKDLEWYFFCPRERKYASGGRMNRATDTGYWKTTGKDRPVTYDEKIVGSVKTLVFHLGHPPRGQRTDWVIHEYKFEDKESIDAGFAQDSYVLCKVFQKSGPGPKNGAQYGAPFKEEDWEDDKIPAEPCTSDVFPAPPGRPDKPSDSNATRVVDPGSSSVWPSSERSPSPIQPSVQKLPSDEPDDEELPGEPKLSNASSINWMPSDQLKVISSNIFSALPILPKKQSCSVDTSLVNPGPGPSNDQMCTNEMALDELDDEMIGLFTQFTDDTSLLSGGNETNQQKLENFLQDVNAPPAAFTDGNDIFDGLGDIEFWARVGQLEPDLTASSGANYSLNPVILPQEAPQDAAYMELNDLDIPLNHPAETIGTGQLVPGHFCTPYNSNIGTQQLCFGSNSLGIVQDFSEHHLPTLPESYTQQVNHPDMAYNFQNNANQGYNAATNFSVSSYKQPEESRLDTQNLERGVQQRKFYLSIFALCDGSFLLVKAEVTFGVDGCTDDALSVVLGEQRKLYLSIFALCGGSFILVKAEVTLGVDGCTNDALSVILGEQRKLYLSIFALCGGSFILVKAEVTLGVDGCTNDALSVILGNPSFSFTRMSNVDKLDFSKKTHEAFCSGFSLAFICFSHVEMLWFNSLWELYQFIVFKILLNQLQFNSSGTPFHLHFISAIKLTSALSLVTNTFLEWSKMHYSHDV is encoded by the exons ATGGCTAGGCTTCCGCCTGGGTTTCGTTTTCACCCTACTGATGTTGAGCTGATTATGTACTATCTCAAACGAAAGATCACGGGAAAAAAACTTCATTTTGAAGGCATAACAGAACTAAACATCTACAAGTTCTCCCCATGGGACCTTCCAG ACAAATGTTGCTATAAAAGTAAAGATCTAGAGTGGTACTTCTTTTGCCCAAGGGAGAGAAAGTATGCAAGTGGAGGCAGAATGAATCGCGCTACTGATACTGGATACTGGAAAACTACTGGGAAAGATAGGCCTGTTACTTATGATGAAAAGATTGTTGGATCTGTTAAAACACTTGTTTTTCACCTAGGTCATCCCCCGCGAGGGCAGAGAACTGATTGGGTAATTCACGAATACAAGTTTGAAGATAAAGAATCAATTGATGCAGGATTTGCTCAG GATTCATATGTGCTTTGTAAAGTATTCCAGAAGAGTGGGCCAGGTCCAAAAAATGGTGCACAGTACGGAGCACCTTTTAAGGAGGAAGATTGGGAAGATGACAAGATTCCTGCTGAACCTTGTACTTCAGATGTTTTTCCAGCTCCACCTGGTAGGCCTGATAAACCCAGCGACTCAAATGCAACCAGAGTGGTTGACCCAGGAAGCTCATCTGTCTGGCCTTCAAGTGAACGGAGTCCATCTCCTATTCAGCCGTCTGTTCAAAAACTGCCTTCGGATGAGCCAGATGATGAGGAGTTACCTGGTGAACCGAAGCTGTCCAATGCATCTTCTATCAATTGGATGCCTTCAGATCAGCTAAAAGTGATATCGTCCAATATTTTTTCTGCTCTGCCTATACTGCCTAAGAAACAGAGTTGTTCAGTAGATACCAGCCTCGTCAACCCTGGTCCAGGTCCATCTAATGATCAGATGTGTACTAATGAGATGGCTCTTGATGAGCTAGATGACGAGATGATTGGTCTATTTACCCAATTCACAGATGATACTTCCTTGCTTTCTGGTGGTAATGAGACTAATCAG CAGAAGCTAGAGAACTTTCTCCAAGATGTAAATGCTCCACCTGCTGCTTTTACTGATGGGAATGATATATTTGACGGCCTTGGAGACATCGAATTCTGGGCAAGAGTAGGGCAGCTGGAACCTGATCTCACTGCAAGTAGTGGAGCTAATTATAGTCTTAACCCCGTGATCCTGCCACAAGAAGCTCCACAAGACGCTGCCTATATGGAGCTCAATGATCTTGATATCCCTTTAAATCACCCTGCTGAAACCATTGGTACTGGACAATTGGTGCCGGGCCATTTCTGTACGCCATATAACTCCAATATTGGCACGCAGCAGCTTTGTTTTGGAAGCAATTCCTTGGGCATAGTTCAAGATTTTAGTGAACATCATCTCCCGACGCTCCCTGAAAGTTACACTCAACAAGTGAATCATCCTGACATG GCTTACAATTTTCAGAATAACGCAAATCAGGGTTATAATGCTGCGACTAATTTCAGTGTTAGCTCTTACAAGCAACCAGAGGAGAGTCGACTCGATACCCAAAACCTGGAAAGAG GGGTGCAGCAACGAAAGTTTTATTTGAGCATATTTGCTCTTTGTGATGGTTCCTTCTTACTTGTCAAGGCTGAGGTGACCTTTGGGGTTGATGGATGCACTGACGACGCCTTGTCAGTTGTACTGGGAGAGCAAAGAAAGTTGTATTTGAGCATATTTGCTCTTTGTGGTGGCTCCTTCATACTTGTCAAGGCTGAGGTGACTCTTGGGGTTGATGGATGCACTAACGACGCCTTGTCAGTTATACTGGGAGAGCAAAGAAAGCTGTATTTGAGCATATTTGCTCTTTGTGGTGGCTCCTTCATACTTGTCAAGGCTGAGGTGACTCTTGGGGTTGATGGATGCACTAACGACGCCTTGTCAGTTATACTGGGAAACCCCTCTTTTTCTTTTACCCGTATGTCAAATGTTGATAAGTTAGATTTTTCTAAGAAAACGCATGAAGCCTTCTGTTCTGGGTTTAGTTTGGCTTTCATTTGCTTTTCACATGTGGAGATGTTATGGTTCAATTCATTATGGGAATTGTATCAATTTATTGTCTTTAAGATATTGCTAAACCAACTTCAATTTAATTCAAGTGGAACACCTTTTCATCTTCATTTCATCTCAGCTATAAAGCTAACTAGTGCTCTGAGTTTAGTAACTAACACCTTCCTTGAATGGTCAAAAATGCATTACAGTCATGATGTTTAA
- the LOC125843990 gene encoding NAC domain-containing protein 82-like isoform X3: MARLPPGFRFHPTDVELIMYYLKRKITGKKLHFEGITELNIYKFSPWDLPDKCCYKSKDLEWYFFCPRERKYASGGRMNRATDTGYWKTTGKDRPVTYDEKIVGSVKTLVFHLGHPPRGQRTDWVIHEYKFEDKESIDAGFAQDSYVLCKVFQKSGPGPKNGAQYGAPFKEEDWEDDKIPAEPCTSDVFPAPPGRPDKPSDSNATRVVDPGSSSVWPSSERSPSPIQPSVQKLPSDEPDDEELPGEPKLSNASSINWMPSDQLKVISSNIFSALPILPKKQSCSVDTSLVNPGPGPSNDQMCTNEMALDELDDEMIGLFTQFTDDTSLLSGGNETNQQKLENFLQDVNAPPAAFTDGNDIFDGLGDIEFWARVGQLEPDLTASSGANYSLNPVILPQEAPQDAAYMELNDLDIPLNHPAETIGTGQLVPGHFCTPYNSNIGTQQLCFGSNSLGIVQDFSEHHLPTLPESYTQQVNHPDMAYNFQNNANQGYNAATNFSVSSYKQPEESRLDTQNLERGVQQRKFYLSIFALCDGSFLLVKAEVTLGVDGCTNDALSVILGEQRKLYLSIFALCGGSFILVKAEVTLGVDGCTNDALSVILGNPSFSFTRMSNVDKLDFSKKTHEAFCSGFSLAFICFSHVEMLWFNSLWELYQFIVFKILLNQLQFNSSGTPFHLHFISAIKLTSALSLVTNTFLEWSKMHYSHDV, from the exons ATGGCTAGGCTTCCGCCTGGGTTTCGTTTTCACCCTACTGATGTTGAGCTGATTATGTACTATCTCAAACGAAAGATCACGGGAAAAAAACTTCATTTTGAAGGCATAACAGAACTAAACATCTACAAGTTCTCCCCATGGGACCTTCCAG ACAAATGTTGCTATAAAAGTAAAGATCTAGAGTGGTACTTCTTTTGCCCAAGGGAGAGAAAGTATGCAAGTGGAGGCAGAATGAATCGCGCTACTGATACTGGATACTGGAAAACTACTGGGAAAGATAGGCCTGTTACTTATGATGAAAAGATTGTTGGATCTGTTAAAACACTTGTTTTTCACCTAGGTCATCCCCCGCGAGGGCAGAGAACTGATTGGGTAATTCACGAATACAAGTTTGAAGATAAAGAATCAATTGATGCAGGATTTGCTCAG GATTCATATGTGCTTTGTAAAGTATTCCAGAAGAGTGGGCCAGGTCCAAAAAATGGTGCACAGTACGGAGCACCTTTTAAGGAGGAAGATTGGGAAGATGACAAGATTCCTGCTGAACCTTGTACTTCAGATGTTTTTCCAGCTCCACCTGGTAGGCCTGATAAACCCAGCGACTCAAATGCAACCAGAGTGGTTGACCCAGGAAGCTCATCTGTCTGGCCTTCAAGTGAACGGAGTCCATCTCCTATTCAGCCGTCTGTTCAAAAACTGCCTTCGGATGAGCCAGATGATGAGGAGTTACCTGGTGAACCGAAGCTGTCCAATGCATCTTCTATCAATTGGATGCCTTCAGATCAGCTAAAAGTGATATCGTCCAATATTTTTTCTGCTCTGCCTATACTGCCTAAGAAACAGAGTTGTTCAGTAGATACCAGCCTCGTCAACCCTGGTCCAGGTCCATCTAATGATCAGATGTGTACTAATGAGATGGCTCTTGATGAGCTAGATGACGAGATGATTGGTCTATTTACCCAATTCACAGATGATACTTCCTTGCTTTCTGGTGGTAATGAGACTAATCAG CAGAAGCTAGAGAACTTTCTCCAAGATGTAAATGCTCCACCTGCTGCTTTTACTGATGGGAATGATATATTTGACGGCCTTGGAGACATCGAATTCTGGGCAAGAGTAGGGCAGCTGGAACCTGATCTCACTGCAAGTAGTGGAGCTAATTATAGTCTTAACCCCGTGATCCTGCCACAAGAAGCTCCACAAGACGCTGCCTATATGGAGCTCAATGATCTTGATATCCCTTTAAATCACCCTGCTGAAACCATTGGTACTGGACAATTGGTGCCGGGCCATTTCTGTACGCCATATAACTCCAATATTGGCACGCAGCAGCTTTGTTTTGGAAGCAATTCCTTGGGCATAGTTCAAGATTTTAGTGAACATCATCTCCCGACGCTCCCTGAAAGTTACACTCAACAAGTGAATCATCCTGACATG GCTTACAATTTTCAGAATAACGCAAATCAGGGTTATAATGCTGCGACTAATTTCAGTGTTAGCTCTTACAAGCAACCAGAGGAGAGTCGACTCGATACCCAAAACCTGGAAAGAG GGGTGCAGCAACGAAAGTTTTATTTGAGCATATTTGCTCTTTGTGATGGTTCCTTCTTACTTGTCAAGGCTGAG GTGACTCTTGGGGTTGATGGATGCACTAACGACGCCTTGTCAGTTATACTGGGAGAGCAAAGAAAGCTGTATTTGAGCATATTTGCTCTTTGTGGTGGCTCCTTCATACTTGTCAAGGCTGAGGTGACTCTTGGGGTTGATGGATGCACTAACGACGCCTTGTCAGTTATACTGGGAAACCCCTCTTTTTCTTTTACCCGTATGTCAAATGTTGATAAGTTAGATTTTTCTAAGAAAACGCATGAAGCCTTCTGTTCTGGGTTTAGTTTGGCTTTCATTTGCTTTTCACATGTGGAGATGTTATGGTTCAATTCATTATGGGAATTGTATCAATTTATTGTCTTTAAGATATTGCTAAACCAACTTCAATTTAATTCAAGTGGAACACCTTTTCATCTTCATTTCATCTCAGCTATAAAGCTAACTAGTGCTCTGAGTTTAGTAACTAACACCTTCCTTGAATGGTCAAAAATGCATTACAGTCATGATGTTTAA